One window from the genome of Acinetobacter lanii encodes:
- a CDS encoding FMN-binding glutamate synthase family protein → MASPAQAIRHKLLNTFFSRHSIWFLCIIVVLSITWLRLFYHPHYIYYFLSDTAINILWLVSGLLSLLGLYDVLQNRHSITKNYPIMGHFRFIFEDFRPEIRQYFIESDQDALPFSRMQRSLVYQRAKNENADKPFGSIIDVYQQDYRFITHSMTPKLPADPKTFRITIGNEQCAQPYSASIMNISAMSFGSLSANAIRALNLGAKMGNFYHDTGEGSLSPYHLENGGDIVWQIASGYFGCRTEDGKFDPEKFKQQAQLPNIKMIEVKLSQGAKPGHGGILPKHKITEEISRIRGVPRDRDCISPPTHSSFHNPIEMMQFIQQLRDLSNGKPVGFKLCLGQPWQFMSIVKGMLKTGIYPDFIVIDGSEGGTGAAPIEFSDNIGTPLREALLFAHNTLVGAGLRNKIKLGASGKIISAFDIASTFAIGADWVNSARGFMFAVGCIQAQSCHTNQCPVGVATQDIDRQKAIHVPTKAERVFNFHENTLHALSEMIAAAGLEHPSDIKAHHLAQRVNDREIKNYAQLHFWLKEGELLTCDNKDDENFYYRMWNLASAEQFN, encoded by the coding sequence ATGGCGAGTCCAGCTCAAGCAATTCGACACAAACTCCTCAACACCTTTTTTTCACGCCATTCCATTTGGTTTTTATGTATCATTGTTGTGCTCAGCATCACTTGGCTTAGGCTATTTTATCATCCGCATTATATTTATTATTTCTTGTCTGATACCGCGATCAATATCCTTTGGCTGGTGAGCGGACTATTAAGCCTACTTGGCCTCTATGATGTTTTGCAAAATCGGCATTCAATTACTAAAAACTATCCGATCATGGGTCATTTTCGCTTTATTTTTGAAGATTTTCGTCCTGAAATTCGTCAATATTTTATTGAATCTGATCAAGATGCTTTGCCCTTTTCTCGGATGCAACGCAGTCTGGTCTACCAACGTGCCAAAAATGAAAATGCCGATAAGCCTTTTGGTTCGATCATTGATGTTTATCAGCAGGATTATCGTTTCATTACACATTCGATGACCCCTAAGCTCCCTGCCGACCCTAAAACATTTCGTATCACCATTGGCAATGAACAATGTGCACAGCCTTATAGCGCATCGATTATGAATATTTCAGCGATGAGTTTCGGAAGTTTAAGTGCCAATGCGATTCGTGCTTTAAACTTGGGGGCGAAAATGGGCAATTTTTACCATGATACCGGTGAAGGCAGCTTAAGTCCCTATCACTTGGAAAATGGCGGTGACATTGTTTGGCAAATTGCCAGTGGTTATTTTGGCTGTCGGACTGAAGATGGCAAATTTGACCCTGAAAAATTTAAGCAACAAGCCCAACTGCCTAATATCAAAATGATTGAGGTTAAACTTTCACAAGGGGCTAAACCCGGTCACGGCGGAATTTTACCAAAACATAAAATCACGGAAGAAATTTCTCGGATCCGCGGGGTCCCGCGTGATCGCGACTGTATCTCTCCACCAACGCATTCGAGTTTCCATAATCCGATTGAAATGATGCAGTTCATCCAACAATTGCGTGATCTTTCAAATGGTAAACCGGTGGGTTTTAAACTGTGTCTTGGGCAACCGTGGCAATTTATGAGCATTGTAAAAGGCATGCTGAAAACTGGGATTTATCCTGATTTTATCGTGATTGACGGTTCTGAGGGGGGTACTGGTGCAGCCCCAATTGAGTTTAGTGACAATATTGGCACACCACTGCGTGAAGCTTTGCTTTTTGCTCACAATACCCTTGTGGGGGCAGGTTTAAGAAACAAAATTAAATTGGGTGCAAGTGGAAAAATCATCAGTGCTTTTGATATCGCCAGTACCTTTGCCATTGGCGCGGATTGGGTTAACTCTGCTCGTGGTTTCATGTTTGCTGTCGGTTGTATTCAAGCACAAAGCTGTCACACCAACCAATGCCCAGTGGGTGTGGCCACCCAAGATATTGACCGTCAAAAAGCCATTCATGTTCCCACCAAAGCGGAGCGTGTGTTTAATTTCCATGAAAATACATTACATGCATTGTCTGAAATGATTGCTGCGGCAGGTTTAGAACATCCAAGCGATATCAAAGCGCATCATTTGGCCCAGCGCGTCAATGATCGTGAAATCAAAAATTATGCTCAACTACACTTTTGGTTAAAAGAAGGTGAATTGCTGACTTGTGATAATAAAGACGATGAAAATTTTTATTATCGAATGTGGAATTTAGCCAGCGCCGAACAATTTAATTAA
- a CDS encoding ribosomal protein uL16 3-hydroxylase produces MSQALDVLGGITAEQFLSEYWQKKPLLVRNALPEIAGILEPNDVMELALEDEVSARLIKQKDKDPNQWTVKSSPLIKGDFQKMPKLWTLLVQAVDHYSFDMAELWKKFPFIPQWRRDDIMVSYAPKGGSVGKHFDFYDVFLVQGHGHRRWQLGQMCDASTEFVAGQPLKILPEIEVTFDEVLAPGDLLYVPPGLAHYGVAEDDCLTYSFGFRMPNVADMVDSLSDSMAENDALKNPVMDIQRKQPTKIGEISTNELSYLREQLMSQLQNPSVLSDALMCLISRPAYPNNIPENDEIGTGDLEEALDQGYLLKLEPASRLLYSELDGVIHFWANGERLNISDVFNENLQRIADGEAIPLNDEMYDPDILEDIAELLNSSIIMLLPSEE; encoded by the coding sequence ATGTCCCAAGCTTTAGACGTTCTTGGCGGAATTACCGCTGAACAATTTCTCTCAGAATATTGGCAAAAGAAACCTTTACTGGTTCGTAATGCACTTCCTGAAATCGCAGGCATTTTAGAACCAAACGATGTTATGGAACTGGCACTCGAAGACGAAGTCAGTGCACGTTTAATCAAACAAAAAGACAAAGATCCCAATCAATGGACAGTGAAATCATCACCATTGATCAAAGGCGATTTCCAAAAAATGCCGAAGCTTTGGACATTACTTGTTCAAGCAGTCGATCACTACTCTTTTGATATGGCTGAACTTTGGAAAAAATTCCCATTTATTCCACAGTGGCGCCGTGATGACATTATGGTGTCCTATGCACCTAAAGGCGGTTCAGTCGGAAAACATTTCGATTTTTATGATGTATTCTTAGTACAAGGTCATGGTCATCGTCGTTGGCAATTGGGACAAATGTGTGATGCTTCAACTGAATTCGTTGCAGGTCAACCGCTTAAAATATTACCTGAAATTGAAGTGACTTTTGACGAAGTACTTGCACCAGGTGACTTACTCTATGTGCCACCGGGTCTAGCACATTACGGCGTAGCAGAAGATGATTGCTTAACTTATTCATTTGGTTTCCGCATGCCAAATGTTGCGGATATGGTCGATAGCTTAAGCGACAGCATGGCTGAAAATGATGCACTTAAAAATCCTGTGATGGATATTCAGCGTAAACAGCCGACTAAAATTGGTGAAATTAGCACGAATGAATTGAGCTATTTACGTGAGCAATTGATGTCTCAATTGCAAAATCCAAGTGTCCTCAGCGATGCATTGATGTGTTTAATTTCACGCCCTGCTTATCCAAACAACATCCCTGAAAATGATGAAATTGGGACAGGTGATTTAGAAGAAGCCCTTGATCAAGGCTATTTACTCAAACTCGAACCTGCATCGCGTTTGCTTTATAGCGAGTTAGACGGCGTTATTCATTTCTGGGCAAATGGTGAACGTTTAAATATTTCTGATGTATTCAATGAAAACCTACAGCGTATCGCTGATGGTGAAGCGATTCCTTTAAATGATGAAATGTACGACCCTGACATTTTGGAAGATATTGCAGAACTTCTAAATAGCTCGATCATTATGCTGCTTCCTTCTGAAGAATAA